Proteins from a single region of Anastrepha ludens isolate Willacy chromosome 5, idAnaLude1.1, whole genome shotgun sequence:
- the LOC128865326 gene encoding protein disulfide-isomerase A5, protein MSGTTWTKLVINLFILLALLSKESGAKSNSRNAVVDDIADFKDFKKLLRTKTNVLVLFVTGVKESPVELKVFREAANAIRGTGTMVLIDCTQTERKKLCKKLKVSPSPYLFKHYKDGDFHKDYDRQVSVASMINFMRDPAGDLPWEEDPVGADVLHFSDYQSFQRHLRKDMRPMLVMFYVPWCGFCKRLKPDYSKAATEVKGKNYVIAAMDVERTENAPARRAYNITGFPTILYFERGQLKRSYEGDNNKDGIIAFMKDPDAAPVEKEKEADWSADPNSEIVHLTTQGFEPVLKDEKSVLVMFYAPWCGHCKRMKPEYEKAALIMKERKIPGILAALDATKEKAIAEQFEVRGYPTLKFFINGIFKFDVNVRDAPKIVEFMRDPKEPPPPPPPEKSWEEENTEVLFLNDENFSTILKRKKHALVMFYAPWCGHCKKAKPEFSAAAEELKDDLRIVFAAVDCTKYQNLCQSHGANGYPTITYFSYLKTKADYNGGRSRKDFVAYMSNPNLSASEPVHIKHKADEL, encoded by the exons ATGTCGGGAACGACGTGGACTAAACTTGTCATCAAC CTCTTTATTCTACTTGCTTTACTAAGTAAAGAAAGTGGCGCAAAGTCGAATTCTAGAAATGCTGTTGTGGACGATATAGCTGACTTCaaagatttcaaaaaattactaaGAACCAAAACCAATGTATTGGTATTGTTTGTTACGGGTGTGAAGGAATCACCTGTTGAGTTGAAGGTATTTCGTGAAGCAGCGAATGCAATTCGCGGCACAGGTACCATGGTGCTAATTGATTGTACACAAACTGAACGAAAGAAACTGtgcaaaaagttgaaagtttctCCAAGTCCATATTTGTTTAAACATTATAAAGATGGCGACTTTCATAAAGATTATGATCGCCAAGTTAGTGTGGCATCGATGATCAATTTCATGCGTGATCCTGCTGGTGATCTACCCTGGGAGGAGGATCCGGTAGGGGCGGATGTATTACATTTTTCCGACTACCAATCATTCCAGCGTCACTTGCGCAAAGATATGCGTCCAATGTTAGTAATGTTCTATGTTCCATGGTGTGGCTTTTGTAAACGTCTGAAACCTGATTATTCCAAGGCGGCAACAGAGGTAAAAGGTAAAAACTACGTCATTGCGGCAATGGATGTGGAGCGTACAGAAAATGCGCCGGCAAGACGTGCATATAATATTACAG GATTTCCCACAATACTTTATTTTGAGCGCGGGCAGTTGAAGCGCTCCTATGAGGGAGACAATAATAAAGACGGAATTATCGCTTTCATGAAAGATCCGGATGCAGCACctgtagaaaaagaaaaagaggcAGATTGGTCAGCTGACCCGAACTCTGAAATCGTACATTTGACAACTCAAGGTTTTGAGCCTGTACTTAAAGATGAGAAATCAGTTTTAGTTATGTTTTATGCGCCTTGGTGTGGCCATTGCAAACGCATGAAGCCCGAGTACGAAAAGGCTGCTCTAATTATGAAAGAACGGAAAATACCAGGTATATTAGCTGCTTTAGACGCTACTAAGGAAAAAGCGATTGCCGAACAATTTGAAGTGCGCGGCTACCCGacacttaaatttttcattaatggtaTATTCAAATTTGATGTAAATGTGCGAGACGCACCAAAAATTGTCGAATTTATGCGCGACCCGAAGGAACCGCCACCACCACCTCCGCCAGAAAAATCGTGGGAAGAGGAAAACACTGAAGTGTTATTTTTGAATGATGAGAATTTCAGCACAATATTGAAGCGAAAAAAACATGCTCTTGTTATGTTCTATGCACCGT GGTGTGGCCATTGCAAAAAAGCTAAGCCAGAGTTTTCCGCAGCAGCCGAAGAATTAAAGGACGATCTACGTATAGTTTTTGCTGCTGTGGATTGTACCAAGTATCAGAATCTGTGTCAATCCCACGGTGCAAACGGTTATCCTACTATCACTTACTTTTCGTACCTTAAAACGAAAGCGGATTACAATGGGGGTCGTAGCAGAAAGGATTTTGTGGCTTACATGTCTAATCCAAATCTCTCGGCCAGTGAACCCGTGCATATCAAAcacaaagcagatgaactgtgA
- the LOC128865327 gene encoding 60S ribosomal protein L24, translated as MKIGLCSFSGYKIYPGHGKTMVKIDGKTFTFLDKKCERSYLMKRNPRKVTWTVLYRRKHRKGIEEETTKKRTRRTQKFQRAIVGASLAEIMAKRNMKPEVRKAQREQAIKAAKEQKRAAKAAKKTTQPAQTKAKAAPKQKAAKVTQKSAPRVGGKR; from the exons atGAA AATCGGATTGTGTTCATTCAGTGGGTACAAAATCTACCCTGGCCATGGCAAGACCATGGTCAAAATTGACGGAAAG ACATTCACTTTCCTCGACAAGAAATGCGAACGCTCCTACTTGATGAAGCGCAATCCGCGTAAGGTTACCTGGACTGTGTTGTATCGCCGTAAGCACCGCAAGGGTATCGAGGAAGAAACAACCAAGAAACGTACCCGCCGTACGCAAAAGTTCCAGCGTGCCATCGTCGGTGCTTCGCTTGCCGAAATCATGGCTAAACGTAACATGAAACCCGAAGTACGCAAGGCCCAACGCGAACAGGCTATTAAAGCCGCCAAGGAGCAAAAGCGTGCTGCTAAGGCTGCAAAGAAGACCACACAGCCCGCTCAGACCAAGGCTAAGGCTGCACCCAAGCAGAAGGCCGCTAAAGTGACGCAGAAATCTGCGCCCCGTGTTGGAGGCAAGCGATAA
- the LOC128863841 gene encoding transmembrane protein 138, giving the protein MKLTLRRYSLLLCLQFTFLLADLFFNTFAHIFLREKLQFSILMFVTQDVFIICEYVFFTFAVHSTCVYEVGGASVILRNCKFFLFTILTYFLLSAAQHVWIVYNIMWAPPADWSSTLTALAFVQRIVSCAYYYICKHTALVVSDPRYYEENIDWIAEQLSDK; this is encoded by the exons ATGAAGCTGACTTTGCGACGTTATTCGTTATTGCTATGTCTTCAATTTACGTTTTTATTAGCGGATCtgtttttcaacacttttgcGCACATTTTCCTACGTGAAAAGCtccaattttcaatattgatgTTTgt TACTCAGGATGTTTTTATAATCTGTGAATATGTATTTTTCACTTTTGCTGTGCACTCTACTTGTGTTTACGAG GTCGGCGGCGCCTCTGTAATTTTGCGAAATTGCAAATTCTTTCTATTCACAATTCTCACCTATTTCCTACTCTCGGCCGCGCAACATGTTTGGATTGTTTATAATATAATGTGGGCGCCACCTGCGGACTGGTCAAGTACTCTCACTGCCTTAGCATTTGTGCAGCGCATTG TATCCTGTGCTTATTACTATATTTGCAAACATACGGCTTTAGTTGTATCAGATCCCAGATATTATGAAGAGAATATTGACTGGATTGCTGAACAACTGAGTGAtaagtaa
- the LOC128865207 gene encoding THO complex subunit 5 produces the protein MADSLHKNFETLRNIFEEVLKMKNSTAERDRDDELTEKRKYASLLFVLIKKVNRMVKYSLRSGREDLHREKVRVDSNRLHLQNLLYEVNHLKREIRYCHKFKSQDEDIELVPETEEAGEDDKSLVPKDVSPLSGHAKHLARLERELNLRKQLSAQCKELLNTKQQVFRDIVLKTEKLTSFAPSLRTLLKATRPLQEALQVPMDREWKLQQLVQLLPQPLYLAYMNIHALELAKESDVCVVVVGSEDDVRQLEIAAQTEMIKSGASSDTDELDVGSVAKKRKTHGGNSELLIDVLQEQRKRVLQPHPLEVRFTIGNGAKSMEESIAVKLRYFKRLGFVTAATVVSLSDVDQSFADVSLTQDVLKYLHDDDMGDTIPVPGAEYELKHINMTAEECVDYLNCKEYGRPYRWLQVMCCIEVFNGANAIAPSGEVTRNEQPQLQKMIPDLIKSIQQLWTSRLNLIKQIRALVQKQIDLYLKEECLPTTRPACSLVQWTALTYEEYLASSPSTDSEINNGNKLFYRAVVVRGSAKMECLVSISSKFPSESPIWFICIYWNGQHNAINSAAVKSMEFWTNSLTQSMLQHPLALLATQLVRTMYSFDIFLETEGPLYNPVEYHREKHYIKAFAKRIRARPYRYIEGGTVNTFKQ, from the coding sequence ATGGCAGActctttgcataaaaatttcgaaacgcTACGcaacatctttgaagaagtgctCAAGATGAAGAACAGCACCGCAGAACGTGATCGTGACGATGAATTGACCGAGAAACGCAAGTACGCATCGTTGCTGTTTGTGTTGATCAAGAAAGTAAATCGTATGGTAAAGTATAGCTTACGCTCTGGACGTGAAGACTTGCACCGCGAAAAAGTGCGCGTAGACAGCAATCGACTGCATCTACAGAATTTGCTATACGAGGTCAATCATTTGAAACGTGAGATACGTTATTGTCACAAATTCAAGAGCCAAGATGAGGACATCGAATTGGTGCCAGAGACCGAAGAGGCAGGAGAGGACGACAAATCGTTAGTGCCCAAAGATGTGTCGCCATTGTCAGGGCATGCTAAACATTTGGCACGGTTGGAACGAGAATTGAATTTGCGTAAACAATTGTCGGCACAATGCAAGGAATTACTCAATACAAAGCAACAGGTATTCAGAGATATCGTTTTGAAAACGGAGAAGCTTACATCGTTCGCGCCATCCCtgcgcactttgttaaaagcCACACGACCCCTACAAGAAGCGCTCCAAGTGCCGATGGATCGCGAATGGAAATTGCAGCAACTGGTGCAGCTTTTGCCTCAACCCCTTTATCTAGCATACATGAACATACACGCTCTAGAGTTGGCTAAAGAAAGTGATGTTTGTGTAGTTGTGGTGGGTAGTGAAGATGATGTGCGTCAACTGGAAATAGCAGCACAGACAGAGATGATTAAGAGTGGGGCCAGTTCGGATACGGACGAGCTAGACGTGGGAAGCGttgcaaaaaaacgtaaaacccATGGCGGTAACAGTGAATTGCTAATAGATGTATTGCAAGAACAGAGGAAACGCGTTTTGCAACCTCATCCACTTGAGGTGCGCTTCACAATTGGAAATGGCGCTAAAAGTATGGAAGAGTCCATAGCTGTTAAATTGCGCTACTTTAAGCGCTTGGGCTTTGTCACCGCAGCAACAGTTGTAAGTTTGAGTGATGTCGATCAAAGTTTCGCAGACGTATCACTAACTCAAGACGTACTCAAATATCTGCATGACGATGATATGGGTGATACTATACCCGTACCAGGTGCCGAATATGAGCTGAAGCATATAAATATGACAGCAGAAGAATGTGTAGATTATTTGAATTGTAAAGAATACGGACGTCCCTACCGCTGGCTACAGGTCATGTGTTGCATTGAGGTTTTTAACGGAGCTAATGCCATAGCGCCATCAGGTGAGGTTACGCGGAACGAGCAGCCACAGCTACAGAAAATGATACCTGATTTAATTAAATCAATACAACAACTATGGACCTCTCGCTTGAATTTGATCAAACAGATACGCGCTTTAGTgcaaaaacaaatcgatttaTATCTCAAAGAAGAATGCTTGCCCACAACTCGTCCCGCCTGTAGCCTCGTACAGTGGACAGCACTTACCTATGAAGAGTACTTGGCGTCATCGCCTTCCACTGATAGTGAAATTAACAATggtaataaacttttttatcgCGCTGTGGTTGTTCGCGGCTCAGCCAAAATGGAGTGTTTAGTTAGCATAAGTAGCAAATTTCCATCTGAAAGTCCTATTTGGTTCATATGCATTTACTGGAATGGTCAGCATAATGCCATTAACAGTGCGGCAGTAAAATCAATGGAGTTCTGGACAAACTCATTGACGCAGTCTATGTTACAGCATCCATTGGCGTTGTTGGCGACTCAACTTGTACGTACTATGTACAGTTTCGATATATTCTTGGAGACAGAAGGCCCACTTTACAATCCAGTAGAGTATCATCGTGAGAAACACTATATAAAGGCATTCGCAAAACGTATACGTGCGCGACCATATCGTTATATTGAAGGCGGTACTGTTAATACATTTAAGCAGTAA